One Aphelocoma coerulescens isolate FSJ_1873_10779 chromosome 5, UR_Acoe_1.0, whole genome shotgun sequence DNA segment encodes these proteins:
- the ANO1 gene encoding anoctamin-1 isoform X6, producing MEKDEIHLRRLPAAAPWGPHADSEFHGVDFLPEDLSEAPVETGMRVNKKYSCLPAEEKGIHIINIRAIEDIGYDQHESTLLNSLSKNPDADCKYGLYFRDGKRKVDYILVYHYKKSSAGRTLARRTQQNDASVRSSKQDQPLPGKGVQLEMGESETHMDYHEDDKRFRREEYEGNLVEAGLELERDEDTKIHGIGFVKIHAPWNVLCREAEFLKLKMPTKKMYQINQTHGLLKKINSVIQKITEPIQPKVAEHKPQTVKRLSYPFSREKQHLFDLSDKDSFFDSKTRSTIVYEILKRTTCTKAKYSMGKGEGRKKETALLNKRRKCGKYGITSLLANGVYSAAYPLHDGDYEGENVEPNDRKLLCEEWASYGVFYKYQPIDLVRKYFGEKIGLYFAWLGVYTQMLIPASIVGIIVFLYGCATVDENIPSMEMCDQRNNITMCPLCDKTCSYWKMSSACATARASHLFDNPATVFFSVFMALWAATFMEHWKRKQMRLNYRWDLTGFEEEEEAVKDHPRAEYEAKVLEKSLRKEHKHKEKHRYFPEETANKWRQRVKTVMAGVKLTDKEKLTWKDRFPAYLTNFVGIIFMVGLTFAIVFGVIIYRISTAAALAISSTPSGRSSVRVTVTATAVIINLVVIIILDEVYGCIARWLTQIEVPKTDKNFEERLIFKAFLLKFVNAYTPIFYVAFFKGRFVGRPGDYVYIFHSFRMEECAPGGCLMELCIQLSIIMLGKQLIQNNLFEIGIPKMKKFIRYLKLKRRRSLDHEEHMKKKQRYEVDYNLEPFAGLTPEYMEMIIQFGFVTLFVASFPLAPLFALLNNIIEIRLDAKKFVTELRRPVAVRAKDIGIWYNILRGIGKLAVIINAFVISFTSDFIPRLVYLYMYSENGTMHGFVNHTLSSFNVSDFQAGTAPNDPLDLGYEVQICRYKDYREPPWSENKYDISKDFWAVLAARLAFVIVFQNLVMFMSEFVDWIIPDIPKDISQQIHKEKVLMVEVFMREEQGKLQMLETWKDKDKKKGENCNNHSPRLSRSRSGSLSSCHSYPLDV from the exons ATGCAGACAGCGAGTTTCATGGGGTGGATTTTCTGCCAGAAGATCTCAGCGAGGCTCCAGTGGAGACAGGAATGAGGGTGAACAAGAAATACTCCTGCCTACCTGCTGAGGAGAAGGGCATCCACATCATCAACATCCGAGCGATCGAGGACATCGGCTATGACCAGCACGAGAGCACC TTATTAAATTCCCTATCCAAAAATCCGGATGCTGACTGCAAATACGGGCTCTACTTCAGAGATGGCAAGAGGAAAGTGGACTACATCCTGGTTTACCACTACAAGAAGTCCTCGGCCGGGAGGACTCTGGCCAGGAGAACTCAGCAGAATGATGCCAGTGTCCGAAGCAGCAAGCAGGACCAGCCCCTTCCAGGGAAGGGCGTGCAGCTGGAGATGGGGGAGAGTGAGACTCACATGGATTACCACGAAGATGACAAGAGGTTCCGCAGGGAGGAGTATGAAGGGAACCTCgtggaggctgggctggagctggaaCGTGATGAAGAT acTAAAATCCATGGGATTGGATTTGTAAAAATACATGCACCGTGGAATGTATTGTGTCGAGAGGCGGAATTCCTTAAGCTCAAGATGCCCACAAAAAAG ATGTATCAGATCAACCAGACCCACGGTCTCCTGAAAAAGATTAATTCTGTAATTCAAAAAATAACAGAGCCCATCCAGCCAAAAGTAGCAGAACACAAACCTCAGACGGTGAAGCGCCTCTCCTACCCCTTCTCCAGAGAGAAGCAGCACTT ATTTGATTTGTCTGACAAAGATTCCTTCTTCGACAGTAAAACGAGAAGCACTATA GTTTATGAAATATTGAAAAGAACAACGTGTACCAAAGCAAAATATAGCATGG ggaaaggagagggaagaaagaaggaaactgCCCTTTTAAATAAAAGACGAAAATGTGGTAAATATG GGATCACCAGCCTGCTTGCCAATGGAGTTTACAGTGCTGCATATCCTCTGCATGAC gGTGACTATGAAGGTGAAAACGTGGAGCCCAATGACAGAAAA ctgctgtgtgAGGAGTGGGCGAGCTACGGAGTGTTTTATAAATACCAGCCCATCGACCTGGTGAG aaaataCTTTGGAGAGAAGATCGGGCTATATTTTGCCTGGCTGGGAGTTTATACACAAATGCTCATTCCAGCTTCAATTGTAGGGATTATCGTTTTCCTGTATGGCTGTGCAACTGTGGATGAGAATATACCCAG TATGGAGATGTGTGACCAGAGAAACAACATCACCATGTGTCCCTTGTGTGACAAAACGTGCAGTTACTGGAAGATGAGCTCTGCTTGTGCCACTGCCCGTGCGAGTCATCTGTTTGATAACCCTGCAACTGTCTTCTTCTCAGTCTTCATGGCTCTCTGGG CTGCCACCTTTATGGAGCACTGGAAGAGAAAACAGATGCGCCTCAACTACAGGTGGGACCTGACTGGGTTTGAAGAGGAGGAG GAGGCAGTCAAG GATCATCCAAGAGCGGAATACGAAGCGAAAGTTTTGGAAAAATCCCTGAGAAAAGAACACAAACATAAAGAG AAGCACCGATATTTTCCAGAAGAGACAGCAAACAAATGGAGACAAAGAGTTAAGACAGTCATGGCTGGGGTGAAATTG ACGGATAAAGAGAAGCTGACATGGAAGGACCGTTTTCCAGCCTATTTAACCAATTTTGTTGGCATCATCTTCATG GTCGGGCTGACGTTCGCCATCGTGTTCGGGGTGATCATCTACAGGATCTCCACGGCCGCTGCCCTGGCCATCAGCTCCACGCCCTCAGGGCGCTCCAGCGTCCGCGTCACCGTCACCGCCACCGCCGTCATCATCAACCTCGTGGTCATCATCATCCTGGACGAGGTGTACGGCTGCATCGCCAGGTGGCTCACGCAGATCG AGGTACCAAAGACCGACAAGAACTTTGAGGAGCGGCTGATTTTCAAGGCTTTCCTGCTGAAATTTGTCAACGCCTACACCCCCATTTTCTACGTGGCTTTCTTCAAGGGCCG ATTTGTTGGACGTCCAGGAGACTACGTCtacattttccattccttcCGAATGGAAGAG TGTGCCCCAGGAGGTTGCCTCATGGAGTTGTGTATCCAGCTCAGTATTATCATGTTGGGCAAGCAGCTGATCCAGAACAATTTGTTTGAGATCGGCATCCC aaaaatgaagaagtttATACGATACTTGAAATTGAAGCGCCGGCGTTCTCTTGACCATGAAGAGCACATGAAGAAAAAGCAGCGTTACGAAGTGGACTATAACCTGGAGCCCTTTGCTGGACTCACCCCTGAGTACATGGAAATGA ttATCCAGTTTGGGTTTGTAACTTTGTTCGTTGCCTCCTTCCCGCTGGCACCTCTGTTCGCTTTATTGAACAACATCATTGAAATCCGTCTGGATGCCAAGAAATTTGTTACTGAGCTGAGGAGACCGGTAGCTGTGAGAGCAAAGGATATAG GAATCTGGTATAATATCCTCAGAGGTATTGGAAAGCTTGCTGTCATCATAAAT GCATTTGTGATCTCATTCACATCCGACTTCATTCCACGCCTCGTGTACCTGTACATGTACAGTGAGAATGGCACCATGCATGGCTTCGTCAACCATACACTATCCTCTTTTAATGTCAGCGATTTCCAAGCAGGAACAGCTCCCAACGACCCCCTGGATCTTGGCTACGAGGTTCAGATATGCAG GTACAAAGATTATAGAGAACCCCCCTGGTCTGAAAACAAATACGACATTTCTAAGGATTTCTGGGCTGTCCTAGCAGCAAGATTGGCATTTGTGATAGTCTTCCAG AACTTGGTCATGTTCATGAGTGAATTTGTTGACTGGATTATCCCAGACATTCCCAAGGACATTAGTCAGCAGATTCACAAGGAGAAAGTTCTCATGGTGGAGGTCTTCATGAGGGAAGAGCAAGGGAAGCTGCAGATGCTGGAAACCTGGAAAGACAAGGacaagaaaaaaggggaaaactgTAACAACCACAGCCCCAGGCTCTCCAGGAGCCGCAGTGGGAGCTTGTCCTCCTGCCATTCCTATCCTCTGGATGTTTAG
- the ANO1 gene encoding anoctamin-1 isoform X5, translated as MRVNKKYSCLPAEEKGIHIINIRAIEDIGYDQHESTLLNSLSKNPDADCKYGLYFRDGKRKVDYILVYHYKKSSAGRTLARRTQQNDASVRSSKQDQPLPGKGVQLEMGESETHMDYHEDDKRFRREEYEGNLVEAGLELERDEDTKIHGIGFVKIHAPWNVLCREAEFLKLKMPTKKMYQINQTHGLLKKINSVIQKITEPIQPKVAEHKPQTVKRLSYPFSREKQHLFDLSDKDSFFDSKTRSTIVYEILKRTTCTKAKYSMGKGEGRKKETALLNKRRKCGKYGITSLLANGVYSAAYPLHDGDYEGENVEPNDRKLLCEEWASYGVFYKYQPIDLVRKYFGEKIGLYFAWLGVYTQMLIPASIVGIIVFLYGCATVDENIPSMEMCDQRNNITMCPLCDKTCSYWKMSSACATARASHLFDNPATVFFSVFMALWAATFMEHWKRKQMRLNYRWDLTGFEEEEEAVKDHPRAEYEAKVLEKSLRKEHKHKETDKEKLTWKDRFPAYLTNFVGIIFMVGLTFAIVFGVIIYRISTAAALAISSTPSGRSSVRVTVTATAVIINLVVIIILDEVYGCIARWLTQIEVPKTDKNFEERLIFKAFLLKFVNAYTPIFYVAFFKGRFVGRPGDYVYIFHSFRMEECAPGGCLMELCIQLSIIMLGKQLIQNNLFEIGIPKMKKFIRYLKLKRRRSLDHEEHMKKKQRYEVDYNLEPFAGLTPEYMEMIIQFGFVTLFVASFPLAPLFALLNNIIEIRLDAKKFVTELRRPVAVRAKDIGIWYNILRGIGKLAVIINAFVISFTSDFIPRLVYLYMYSENGTMHGFVNHTLSSFNVSDFQAGTAPNDPLDLGYEVQICRYKDYREPPWSENKYDISKDFWAVLAARLAFVIVFQNLVMFMSEFVDWIIPDIPKDISQQIHKEKVLMVEVFMREEQGKLQMLETWKDKDKKKGENCNNHSPRLSRSRSGSLSSCHSYPLDV; from the exons ATGAGGGTGAACAAGAAATACTCCTGCCTACCTGCTGAGGAGAAGGGCATCCACATCATCAACATCCGAGCGATCGAGGACATCGGCTATGACCAGCACGAGAGCACC TTATTAAATTCCCTATCCAAAAATCCGGATGCTGACTGCAAATACGGGCTCTACTTCAGAGATGGCAAGAGGAAAGTGGACTACATCCTGGTTTACCACTACAAGAAGTCCTCGGCCGGGAGGACTCTGGCCAGGAGAACTCAGCAGAATGATGCCAGTGTCCGAAGCAGCAAGCAGGACCAGCCCCTTCCAGGGAAGGGCGTGCAGCTGGAGATGGGGGAGAGTGAGACTCACATGGATTACCACGAAGATGACAAGAGGTTCCGCAGGGAGGAGTATGAAGGGAACCTCgtggaggctgggctggagctggaaCGTGATGAAGAT acTAAAATCCATGGGATTGGATTTGTAAAAATACATGCACCGTGGAATGTATTGTGTCGAGAGGCGGAATTCCTTAAGCTCAAGATGCCCACAAAAAAG ATGTATCAGATCAACCAGACCCACGGTCTCCTGAAAAAGATTAATTCTGTAATTCAAAAAATAACAGAGCCCATCCAGCCAAAAGTAGCAGAACACAAACCTCAGACGGTGAAGCGCCTCTCCTACCCCTTCTCCAGAGAGAAGCAGCACTT ATTTGATTTGTCTGACAAAGATTCCTTCTTCGACAGTAAAACGAGAAGCACTATA GTTTATGAAATATTGAAAAGAACAACGTGTACCAAAGCAAAATATAGCATGG ggaaaggagagggaagaaagaaggaaactgCCCTTTTAAATAAAAGACGAAAATGTGGTAAATATG GGATCACCAGCCTGCTTGCCAATGGAGTTTACAGTGCTGCATATCCTCTGCATGAC gGTGACTATGAAGGTGAAAACGTGGAGCCCAATGACAGAAAA ctgctgtgtgAGGAGTGGGCGAGCTACGGAGTGTTTTATAAATACCAGCCCATCGACCTGGTGAG aaaataCTTTGGAGAGAAGATCGGGCTATATTTTGCCTGGCTGGGAGTTTATACACAAATGCTCATTCCAGCTTCAATTGTAGGGATTATCGTTTTCCTGTATGGCTGTGCAACTGTGGATGAGAATATACCCAG TATGGAGATGTGTGACCAGAGAAACAACATCACCATGTGTCCCTTGTGTGACAAAACGTGCAGTTACTGGAAGATGAGCTCTGCTTGTGCCACTGCCCGTGCGAGTCATCTGTTTGATAACCCTGCAACTGTCTTCTTCTCAGTCTTCATGGCTCTCTGGG CTGCCACCTTTATGGAGCACTGGAAGAGAAAACAGATGCGCCTCAACTACAGGTGGGACCTGACTGGGTTTGAAGAGGAGGAG GAGGCAGTCAAG GATCATCCAAGAGCGGAATACGAAGCGAAAGTTTTGGAAAAATCCCTGAGAAAAGAACACAAACATAAAGAG ACGGATAAAGAGAAGCTGACATGGAAGGACCGTTTTCCAGCCTATTTAACCAATTTTGTTGGCATCATCTTCATG GTCGGGCTGACGTTCGCCATCGTGTTCGGGGTGATCATCTACAGGATCTCCACGGCCGCTGCCCTGGCCATCAGCTCCACGCCCTCAGGGCGCTCCAGCGTCCGCGTCACCGTCACCGCCACCGCCGTCATCATCAACCTCGTGGTCATCATCATCCTGGACGAGGTGTACGGCTGCATCGCCAGGTGGCTCACGCAGATCG AGGTACCAAAGACCGACAAGAACTTTGAGGAGCGGCTGATTTTCAAGGCTTTCCTGCTGAAATTTGTCAACGCCTACACCCCCATTTTCTACGTGGCTTTCTTCAAGGGCCG ATTTGTTGGACGTCCAGGAGACTACGTCtacattttccattccttcCGAATGGAAGAG TGTGCCCCAGGAGGTTGCCTCATGGAGTTGTGTATCCAGCTCAGTATTATCATGTTGGGCAAGCAGCTGATCCAGAACAATTTGTTTGAGATCGGCATCCC aaaaatgaagaagtttATACGATACTTGAAATTGAAGCGCCGGCGTTCTCTTGACCATGAAGAGCACATGAAGAAAAAGCAGCGTTACGAAGTGGACTATAACCTGGAGCCCTTTGCTGGACTCACCCCTGAGTACATGGAAATGA ttATCCAGTTTGGGTTTGTAACTTTGTTCGTTGCCTCCTTCCCGCTGGCACCTCTGTTCGCTTTATTGAACAACATCATTGAAATCCGTCTGGATGCCAAGAAATTTGTTACTGAGCTGAGGAGACCGGTAGCTGTGAGAGCAAAGGATATAG GAATCTGGTATAATATCCTCAGAGGTATTGGAAAGCTTGCTGTCATCATAAAT GCATTTGTGATCTCATTCACATCCGACTTCATTCCACGCCTCGTGTACCTGTACATGTACAGTGAGAATGGCACCATGCATGGCTTCGTCAACCATACACTATCCTCTTTTAATGTCAGCGATTTCCAAGCAGGAACAGCTCCCAACGACCCCCTGGATCTTGGCTACGAGGTTCAGATATGCAG GTACAAAGATTATAGAGAACCCCCCTGGTCTGAAAACAAATACGACATTTCTAAGGATTTCTGGGCTGTCCTAGCAGCAAGATTGGCATTTGTGATAGTCTTCCAG AACTTGGTCATGTTCATGAGTGAATTTGTTGACTGGATTATCCCAGACATTCCCAAGGACATTAGTCAGCAGATTCACAAGGAGAAAGTTCTCATGGTGGAGGTCTTCATGAGGGAAGAGCAAGGGAAGCTGCAGATGCTGGAAACCTGGAAAGACAAGGacaagaaaaaaggggaaaactgTAACAACCACAGCCCCAGGCTCTCCAGGAGCCGCAGTGGGAGCTTGTCCTCCTGCCATTCCTATCCTCTGGATGTTTAG
- the ANO1 gene encoding anoctamin-1 isoform X1 gives MEKDEIHLRRLPAAAPWGPHADSEFHGVDFLPEDLSEAPVETGMRVNKKYSCLPAEEKGIHIINIRAIEDIGYDQHESTLLNSLSKNPDADCKYGLYFRDGKRKVDYILVYHYKKSSAGRTLARRTQQNDASVRSSKQDQPLPGKGVQLEMGESETHMDYHEDDKRFRREEYEGNLVEAGLELERDEDTKIHGIGFVKIHAPWNVLCREAEFLKLKMPTKKMYQINQTHGLLKKINSVIQKITEPIQPKVAEHKPQTVKRLSYPFSREKQHLFDLSDKDSFFDSKTRSTIVYEILKRTTCTKAKYSMGKGEGRKKETALLNKRRKCGKYGITSLLANGVYSAAYPLHDGDYEGENVEPNDRKLLCEEWASYGVFYKYQPIDLVRKYFGEKIGLYFAWLGVYTQMLIPASIVGIIVFLYGCATVDENIPSMEMCDQRNNITMCPLCDKTCSYWKMSSACATARASHLFDNPATVFFSVFMALWAATFMEHWKRKQMRLNYRWDLTGFEEEEEAVKDHPRAEYEAKVLEKSLRKEHKHKETDKEKLTWKDRFPAYLTNFVGIIFMVGLTFAIVFGVIIYRISTAAALAISSTPSGRSSVRVTVTATAVIINLVVIIILDEVYGCIARWLTQIEVPKTDKNFEERLIFKAFLLKFVNAYTPIFYVAFFKGRFVGRPGDYVYIFHSFRMEECAPGGCLMELCIQLSIIMLGKQLIQNNLFEIGIPKMKKFIRYLKLKRRRSLDHEEHMKKKQRYEVDYNLEPFAGLTPEYMEMIIQFGFVTLFVASFPLAPLFALLNNIIEIRLDAKKFVTELRRPVAVRAKDIGIWYNILRGIGKLAVIINAFVISFTSDFIPRLVYLYMYSENGTMHGFVNHTLSSFNVSDFQAGTAPNDPLDLGYEVQICRYKDYREPPWSENKYDISKDFWAVLAARLAFVIVFQNLVMFMSEFVDWIIPDIPKDISQQIHKEKVLMVEVFMREEQGKLQMLETWKDKDKKKGENCNNHSPRLSRSRSGSLSSCHSYPLDV, from the exons ATGCAGACAGCGAGTTTCATGGGGTGGATTTTCTGCCAGAAGATCTCAGCGAGGCTCCAGTGGAGACAGGAATGAGGGTGAACAAGAAATACTCCTGCCTACCTGCTGAGGAGAAGGGCATCCACATCATCAACATCCGAGCGATCGAGGACATCGGCTATGACCAGCACGAGAGCACC TTATTAAATTCCCTATCCAAAAATCCGGATGCTGACTGCAAATACGGGCTCTACTTCAGAGATGGCAAGAGGAAAGTGGACTACATCCTGGTTTACCACTACAAGAAGTCCTCGGCCGGGAGGACTCTGGCCAGGAGAACTCAGCAGAATGATGCCAGTGTCCGAAGCAGCAAGCAGGACCAGCCCCTTCCAGGGAAGGGCGTGCAGCTGGAGATGGGGGAGAGTGAGACTCACATGGATTACCACGAAGATGACAAGAGGTTCCGCAGGGAGGAGTATGAAGGGAACCTCgtggaggctgggctggagctggaaCGTGATGAAGAT acTAAAATCCATGGGATTGGATTTGTAAAAATACATGCACCGTGGAATGTATTGTGTCGAGAGGCGGAATTCCTTAAGCTCAAGATGCCCACAAAAAAG ATGTATCAGATCAACCAGACCCACGGTCTCCTGAAAAAGATTAATTCTGTAATTCAAAAAATAACAGAGCCCATCCAGCCAAAAGTAGCAGAACACAAACCTCAGACGGTGAAGCGCCTCTCCTACCCCTTCTCCAGAGAGAAGCAGCACTT ATTTGATTTGTCTGACAAAGATTCCTTCTTCGACAGTAAAACGAGAAGCACTATA GTTTATGAAATATTGAAAAGAACAACGTGTACCAAAGCAAAATATAGCATGG ggaaaggagagggaagaaagaaggaaactgCCCTTTTAAATAAAAGACGAAAATGTGGTAAATATG GGATCACCAGCCTGCTTGCCAATGGAGTTTACAGTGCTGCATATCCTCTGCATGAC gGTGACTATGAAGGTGAAAACGTGGAGCCCAATGACAGAAAA ctgctgtgtgAGGAGTGGGCGAGCTACGGAGTGTTTTATAAATACCAGCCCATCGACCTGGTGAG aaaataCTTTGGAGAGAAGATCGGGCTATATTTTGCCTGGCTGGGAGTTTATACACAAATGCTCATTCCAGCTTCAATTGTAGGGATTATCGTTTTCCTGTATGGCTGTGCAACTGTGGATGAGAATATACCCAG TATGGAGATGTGTGACCAGAGAAACAACATCACCATGTGTCCCTTGTGTGACAAAACGTGCAGTTACTGGAAGATGAGCTCTGCTTGTGCCACTGCCCGTGCGAGTCATCTGTTTGATAACCCTGCAACTGTCTTCTTCTCAGTCTTCATGGCTCTCTGGG CTGCCACCTTTATGGAGCACTGGAAGAGAAAACAGATGCGCCTCAACTACAGGTGGGACCTGACTGGGTTTGAAGAGGAGGAG GAGGCAGTCAAG GATCATCCAAGAGCGGAATACGAAGCGAAAGTTTTGGAAAAATCCCTGAGAAAAGAACACAAACATAAAGAG ACGGATAAAGAGAAGCTGACATGGAAGGACCGTTTTCCAGCCTATTTAACCAATTTTGTTGGCATCATCTTCATG GTCGGGCTGACGTTCGCCATCGTGTTCGGGGTGATCATCTACAGGATCTCCACGGCCGCTGCCCTGGCCATCAGCTCCACGCCCTCAGGGCGCTCCAGCGTCCGCGTCACCGTCACCGCCACCGCCGTCATCATCAACCTCGTGGTCATCATCATCCTGGACGAGGTGTACGGCTGCATCGCCAGGTGGCTCACGCAGATCG AGGTACCAAAGACCGACAAGAACTTTGAGGAGCGGCTGATTTTCAAGGCTTTCCTGCTGAAATTTGTCAACGCCTACACCCCCATTTTCTACGTGGCTTTCTTCAAGGGCCG ATTTGTTGGACGTCCAGGAGACTACGTCtacattttccattccttcCGAATGGAAGAG TGTGCCCCAGGAGGTTGCCTCATGGAGTTGTGTATCCAGCTCAGTATTATCATGTTGGGCAAGCAGCTGATCCAGAACAATTTGTTTGAGATCGGCATCCC aaaaatgaagaagtttATACGATACTTGAAATTGAAGCGCCGGCGTTCTCTTGACCATGAAGAGCACATGAAGAAAAAGCAGCGTTACGAAGTGGACTATAACCTGGAGCCCTTTGCTGGACTCACCCCTGAGTACATGGAAATGA ttATCCAGTTTGGGTTTGTAACTTTGTTCGTTGCCTCCTTCCCGCTGGCACCTCTGTTCGCTTTATTGAACAACATCATTGAAATCCGTCTGGATGCCAAGAAATTTGTTACTGAGCTGAGGAGACCGGTAGCTGTGAGAGCAAAGGATATAG GAATCTGGTATAATATCCTCAGAGGTATTGGAAAGCTTGCTGTCATCATAAAT GCATTTGTGATCTCATTCACATCCGACTTCATTCCACGCCTCGTGTACCTGTACATGTACAGTGAGAATGGCACCATGCATGGCTTCGTCAACCATACACTATCCTCTTTTAATGTCAGCGATTTCCAAGCAGGAACAGCTCCCAACGACCCCCTGGATCTTGGCTACGAGGTTCAGATATGCAG GTACAAAGATTATAGAGAACCCCCCTGGTCTGAAAACAAATACGACATTTCTAAGGATTTCTGGGCTGTCCTAGCAGCAAGATTGGCATTTGTGATAGTCTTCCAG AACTTGGTCATGTTCATGAGTGAATTTGTTGACTGGATTATCCCAGACATTCCCAAGGACATTAGTCAGCAGATTCACAAGGAGAAAGTTCTCATGGTGGAGGTCTTCATGAGGGAAGAGCAAGGGAAGCTGCAGATGCTGGAAACCTGGAAAGACAAGGacaagaaaaaaggggaaaactgTAACAACCACAGCCCCAGGCTCTCCAGGAGCCGCAGTGGGAGCTTGTCCTCCTGCCATTCCTATCCTCTGGATGTTTAG